The DNA window TCAGTTACAGCATAGACATGTAGTTTTTTGATAATATCTCAGAGACGATGTTCTACTATCTACCTATGTGATCCCAtcctatttttattgttagttccTTCACTCTCCATGAGTCATGTATGCCCATCGAGTGGTACTGTGTTAACTCTTCCTTTTTGGTTCAGCACAGACTCAGAAAATACTAAACTCTGGCTGAGATTCATAACCATGTGGCTTCTCTCTCTGATCCCACTGCTGGAAACAGGGTCTTCCTCATCATAATACTGAAACAGACATTCCATCTGCTAATCTCCCTTCTACCCAGCCACCATCATTACCTCCTGAGTCTCTTTGATGAATGGATCAATTTCCCACCACTCTTCTGCACAGGTTCATGCCCCAGGCACATTTCATTGCTTCCTAATCTGATTTGTTTTCTGCCATGGGAAAGAATGCATCTTCCTTCCTTATATCAGGCCTCCTCTCAAAGATTTCCCCCACTCTGACAATTTTTCATGAACTCAGAAACTGGTACCTGTGTACAGGAAACATCCCAGCCCACAGAAAAGTTTCCCAATGACCTGTCTTGTGTTCCACAGACCTACAGACAAAGACCAAGGTGACACTGCTAGAAGGAGACATTCTGGATGCCCAGTACCTGAGGAGAGCCTGCCAGGGCATTTCTGTTGTCATTCACACTGCTGCTGTCATTGATGTTCAGGGGGCCATTCCCAAACAGACCATCCTGGATGTTAATCTTAAAGGTACAGTATCTGGACACAAGGTGAAAGTTGCGAGGTTGAAAATGTCCACACAGATCAGGAAGGGATTCTCTCACCACAGAAGACCTGCCATGCTCTGATTCTAATGCTGTGCTCACCAGACCCAGCTTGAAGATTTCAGGGCTATTACATGGCTAAGGCCCAGCAGGTAGAAAGTATGTGGCCTAGGATGTGAGGTCACATCTATGTCACTCCAACTTCAAGGAAAGCTCTTTTGTGGTCGTCCCTTCCAAGGAGACAGGATTCCAACTCCAGGCAGTTGACAACCATCCACACTTTCCTCCTTTTGGTCAGACATAGACAAGACCTACATGCTATTAGTTTTGAGAGAGCTTTCAGCCTGACAAGGGTCTGCCATGACAGGAATTCCCAGCAGGAAACACACAGTCCCTTTTAGTTTTCTTCCAAGAGGAAGAGATGACATCAgtcagtgctgggatccaagaTGAAAACTAAAAGAATATTTATCCCCTCTACTTTGTACAACTAAGTCAATAAAGTCATAGATGGAACCAAGAGTGCTTTACCGTTGTGTATGCACTCAGGCACACAGTTGTATCTTCACTTCTCCCCAAACCCAATAATCATTTGTTCCCTGACTCAGACTAGTTGTCTTTAGACAGTTTTATTCTTATCTAATGACAAAAACCCTGTAGCTATGAAATGTCTGTGTAACATATTATGACCTGTATACAAGTGGATTTGAGCTTGGATGATGTTAATTCTTGAACAATTCTTAGTTAAAAAGAGCTATTTGtgttaaaatagttttaattagtTAAAAAGAATATGATCTTCTGCTTTTGTACATCTAAAACACATGAatttatatgcataaaattataattatatcatagACATATTCAAATTGGATAAACAAGAAGCCTTAGGGGCTTTGGACACTAAAGGACACCCAGTTTCacatattcatgcacataaacacacacagggcTGTGAACACAAGTGCCTAGAGACTCTTGTTCTCTAGAACTACCTGTTGTCCCCAGATCATAGCAAGGTAGCTGTGAGTTTAGAGAACAGGAAATGTGCATTGGTCTGTAAAGGTTGCTCTGTTAGCCAGAAGATGAAAATAACCATGAAGCTGTGCACATGGTGAACCCCCTTAATTATCTATCTCCTAAGACTGACAGTGTATTCTCTGTGATTAGGTACCCAGAACCTGTTGGAAGCCTGTGTCCAAGCTAGTGTGCCAGCCTTCATCTACACCAGCTCAGTTGATGTTGCGGGTCCCAATTCCTACAAGGAAATCGTCCTGAATGGCCATGAGGAAGAACAACGTGAAACTATATGGCCTGATCCCTACCCGTATAGTAAAAAGATGGCTGAGAAGGCAGTGCTGGCAGCCAATGGGTGCAGCctaaaaaatggtggcactttGCATACTTGTGCCTTAAGGCCTATGTATATCTATGGGGAAAAGAGTCCATTCATTTATGTTACAATGATCAGGGCCCTCAAAAATAATGGTATTCTGGGTGTTACTGGCAAATTCTCTATAGCCAATCCAGTGTATGTAGGAAATGCAGCCTGGGCACACATTCTTGCTGCCAGAGGCCTACGAGACCCCAAGAAGTCACCAAGTATTCAAGGTCAGTTCTACTACATCTCAGATGACACCCCTCACCAAAGCTATGATGATTTAAACTGCACTGTGAGCAAGGACTGGGGCTTCCACCTGGATTCCAGTTGGAACCTTCCTCTGCCCATGCTCTACTGTCTTGCCTTCCTGCTGGAAACTGTGAGCTTCCTGCTGCGTCCAATCTACAGTTACCAGCCTCCTTTTAACCGCCACTTGGTCACCCTGTCAAATAGTGTGTTCACCTTCTCCTACAAGAAAGCTCAGAGAGATCTGGGCTATGAGCCACCTGTCAGCTGGGAGGAAGCCAGGCAGAAAACTTCTCAGTGGATCGGGTCACTAGTGGAGCAGCACAAGGGGACACTGAACACAAAGACTCAGTGATGTGACCATGGCAGGGACATGGCCCTGGGTGCTGTCAGTTGGTAGTTGTCAGATCCTCGAGAAGGGACAGAGGAACAACCAAGGTGCTGCTGCCTCCCTTTGACACAGAGAGCAACTTGGTGTCTTCCTCAAGTCACCAGATGCTTTGCCCGTCACTGGCCCAGACACAGGCTTTCTTCCCtcagcacctgcccagggacacaGGGCTGCTGTGTCTCAGCTCAAACTTCCAAACGATCAGCGCCTCTTGCCCCTTAGAGCTCTCTCCATTGGTTTCATCCCCCCACTAAAAACATTTACATCTCTGcaaatttttctttgctttatagaGCTCAATCAAAGGATCAATAAATATTGGTTAATACATCATCTGCACAAGTTGTTTTAgtcttctatttcccttccatGACCAGGCAAGGCCATGCTGGGATCAGAAATAAATAGGGTTCTGAGGTGGATTGAGGAAAATGGGGGCCAGATTAGGGACAGGAGACTCATCCCTGGCCGCTGTCCTGTGAAGTGCACTAGATGACTAGATGACTGTACTTTATGTAATAGGGACTGGCAGTAAGAATGCCACAGTTTCTCCAGGAGATTCCCCAGGGCCAGGGAAAGAGCTGGGAGGAGGCGTCCTCTAGTGGATATTCAGAGTTACAGTTTTTCTCACAGCTAAATCTACACTTGTCTGTTTGGTGGTTTATGTTCCAGGTTTCCTATAAAATTGCCAGTATGAGAACAGTGGATAGAGGCTAAGAAAGTTTCTCTCCCTTGGTCTAGACAGAACTATGAAAAAACCCACTCCCCTTTACCAGCTAATGCCTCATAGTTTTCTCTTTCTGATGCACAGAGAAATGGGCCTCAGATATCTGACTCAGGGGACCAGTTTTTTACAAGCCTAGACAGTAGAGAGTAACTTTGTTTCAATAATCCTGGATTCCCAGCAGTTGGTGGGTAGCGCCCAATGGGTTGCCAAtagtttctacctaaaacctgagaaagaagattgTAAAACGGagttaaaaacagcttcctagttgtttttctcaagttagcagcagcctaccggtttgagctactatatggtgggttcctggtgtgtgcatggttgacctgcagcatggcggGAATGAGGCGCCTCCAAGCCACACAttatgctgtgtggtggatttagcctttgctagtacaaaacaaaaaaaagtggttCTGGGTTCCATGCTTCTTGGATAGAAGCATAGATCCACTATGGCTCCCAGCGCTGGTGGTGAATTATCTCCACCAAGCTGAAAAGCTAAATTGCGTGGAGCTAACAGCCAAgacttctgcttcagtactaatcgctgcagtttaaaacaatgggCTCACAATTAGATAGGTTCAGAtagaatagtttacaatgtgtgtaaaaatgttcGTAgccttgaaagagaaaaaaagaaatatatgcagttatattgttatataaagaaatagatagtttttaaaaataaagtctttaaagagacagtaaaattaatataacaaATAAGGCAcctaaagatggatatcacacagagaatctggattatgttgtctttgatattcttaactgcagaaagacatttgattgtaaaagctgttgagttaaggcaatatatatgttttaaagttaccttgacttcaaaatttagatataaggatatgttgctttggaaaagagactctgcttttgtttccacagaaagccagaggttat is part of the Peromyscus eremicus chromosome 6, PerEre_H2_v1, whole genome shotgun sequence genome and encodes:
- the LOC131912602 gene encoding 3 beta-hydroxysteroid dehydrogenase/Delta 5-->4-isomerase type 1-like; amino-acid sequence: MPGWSCLVTGAGGFLGQRIVHLLVQEKDLEEVRVLDKVFRPETREEFFNLQTKTKVTLLEGDILDAQYLRRACQGISVVIHTAAVIDVQGAIPKQTILDVNLKGTQNLLEACVQASVPAFIYTSSVDVAGPNSYKEIVLNGHEEEQRETIWPDPYPYSKKMAEKAVLAANGCSLKNGGTLHTCALRPMYIYGEKSPFIYVTMIRALKNNGILGVTGKFSIANPVYVGNAAWAHILAARGLRDPKKSPSIQGQFYYISDDTPHQSYDDLNCTVSKDWGFHLDSSWNLPLPMLYCLAFLLETVSFLLRPIYSYQPPFNRHLVTLSNSVFTFSYKKAQRDLGYEPPVSWEEARQKTSQWIGSLVEQHKGTLNTKTQ